Proteins from one Vulgatibacter sp. genomic window:
- a CDS encoding error-prone DNA polymerase translates to MGTWETNQRIAEKQQLRSRPVAAPRHKARVRYVELRARTAFSFLRGASLPENLALQAASLGYGAIACGDHGGLYGSPRFHAAARDAGVRPLVAGDIDVQGVGSVRLLVESADGYRNLCRLYTRSHARHVKGTHAVSLEDLAKHAHGLTALLGACADVEAAERVVRRLGRERTVAEVQRHLDPRDERRNRQMLALAEKHRLLVAATGDVRHALPTERRILDLLTCIREGVTLDAAGTLLSRNADRHLHPPEEMERRFADLPHAIDGTVQLAERCAFTLDALPYEFPKYPVEPGDTEQALLERLAFEGARKRYGKRFDGRVRAQIEHELALIGKLELAGYFLIVWDLVRFCAEKGILTQGRGSAANSSVCYSLGITAVDPIGMGLLFERFLSEERGEWPDIDLDLPSGDRREAVIQYVYERYGRAGAAMCAEVITYRGRSAVREVGKVLGIPADTIDKLARGHSHFEYRRDESNEPQAQLERAGLRTTDQRLEQLLQLCGELQSLPRHLSQHSGGMIIARGRLDEIVPLEPASMPNRTVLQWDKDDCEQLKLIKIDLLGLGMMAALEDAVKILEARGKPCDLSQLPPDDPAVYDAACRADTVGVFQIESRAQMATLPRMQPRKFYDLVVEVGLIRPGPIVGKMVHPFLARRAGRQEVTYPHPSLEPVLARTMGVPLFQEQLMRIAMVAADFTGGEAQELRRAMSHKRSKEMMQRFEDRLRAGMKRNGFREDATEEVIVGIRSFAEYGFPESHAASFALLVYASLWIKVHHPAVFLAALLNNQPMGFYAPATLVKDAQRHGVHVRTPCVVLSDAKAQVLGDLEVRLGLESVRGLGSQAAERIVAARAQKPFATVSEVCNRALLDVRRAELLAEAGAFAAFGLTRRQALWEVRAALAGGGPLAPPPPAGPSPLPELSELQRTLADYSATGLTVGPHLVQRMRPQLDALGVTRAGAVLAERNGRWVRIAGQVIIRQRPGTAKGMVFLTVEDDTGFANAVIEPELFHEQRTTILASPLLLIEGPLQNVDGVATVKARRFRALHGPAEDLPGSRDFR, encoded by the coding sequence ATGGGAACCTGGGAGACCAACCAGCGCATCGCCGAGAAGCAGCAGCTCCGCTCCCGCCCCGTTGCGGCGCCGCGGCACAAGGCCCGCGTCCGCTACGTGGAGCTGCGGGCCCGCACCGCCTTCTCCTTCCTCCGCGGCGCCTCGCTTCCCGAAAACCTCGCCCTGCAGGCTGCCTCGCTGGGCTACGGCGCGATCGCCTGCGGTGACCACGGCGGCCTCTACGGCAGCCCCCGCTTCCACGCCGCCGCCCGGGACGCCGGCGTCCGCCCGCTGGTGGCGGGGGACATCGACGTGCAGGGGGTGGGCTCGGTGCGCCTCCTCGTCGAGAGCGCCGACGGCTACCGCAACCTCTGCCGCCTCTACACCCGCTCCCACGCCCGCCACGTGAAGGGCACCCACGCCGTCTCCCTCGAGGATCTGGCGAAACACGCCCACGGTCTCACCGCGCTCCTCGGCGCCTGCGCCGACGTCGAGGCGGCGGAGCGGGTGGTGCGCAGGCTCGGCCGCGAGCGCACCGTCGCCGAGGTGCAGCGCCACCTCGATCCCAGGGACGAGCGCCGCAACCGGCAGATGCTCGCCCTCGCCGAGAAGCACCGCCTCCTCGTCGCCGCCACCGGCGACGTGCGCCACGCGCTGCCCACCGAGCGCCGCATCCTCGATCTGCTCACCTGCATCCGCGAGGGCGTCACCCTCGACGCCGCCGGGACGCTCCTCTCCCGCAACGCCGATCGCCACCTCCACCCGCCGGAGGAGATGGAGCGGCGCTTCGCCGATCTGCCCCACGCCATCGACGGCACCGTGCAGCTCGCCGAGCGCTGCGCCTTCACCCTCGACGCGCTCCCCTACGAATTTCCGAAGTACCCGGTGGAGCCCGGCGACACCGAGCAGGCCCTCCTCGAGCGCCTCGCCTTCGAGGGCGCCCGCAAGCGCTACGGCAAGCGCTTCGACGGCCGCGTCCGCGCCCAGATCGAGCACGAGCTCGCCCTCATCGGCAAGCTCGAGCTCGCCGGCTACTTCCTCATCGTCTGGGACCTCGTCCGCTTCTGCGCCGAGAAGGGGATCCTCACCCAGGGCCGCGGCTCCGCAGCCAACTCCTCGGTCTGCTATTCGCTGGGGATCACCGCGGTCGATCCCATCGGCATGGGCCTGCTCTTCGAGCGCTTCCTCTCCGAGGAGCGGGGCGAATGGCCCGACATCGATCTCGACCTGCCCTCCGGCGACAGGCGCGAGGCGGTGATCCAATACGTCTACGAGCGCTACGGCCGGGCCGGCGCGGCGATGTGCGCCGAGGTGATCACCTACCGCGGCCGATCCGCGGTGCGCGAGGTAGGCAAGGTCCTGGGGATCCCCGCCGATACCATCGACAAGCTCGCCCGCGGCCACTCCCACTTCGAGTACCGGCGCGACGAGAGCAACGAGCCGCAGGCGCAGCTCGAGCGCGCGGGCCTGCGCACCACCGACCAGCGCCTCGAGCAGCTGCTCCAGCTCTGCGGCGAGCTGCAATCGCTGCCGCGCCACCTCTCCCAGCACTCCGGCGGGATGATCATCGCCAGGGGGCGCCTCGACGAGATCGTGCCCCTCGAGCCCGCGTCGATGCCCAACCGCACCGTGCTCCAATGGGACAAGGACGATTGCGAGCAGCTCAAGCTGATCAAGATCGACCTGCTCGGCCTCGGGATGATGGCCGCCCTCGAGGACGCGGTGAAGATCCTAGAGGCCCGGGGCAAGCCCTGCGATCTCTCCCAGCTCCCGCCGGACGACCCCGCGGTCTACGACGCCGCCTGCAGGGCCGACACCGTGGGCGTCTTCCAGATCGAGAGCCGCGCCCAGATGGCGACGCTCCCGCGGATGCAGCCGCGGAAGTTCTACGACCTGGTGGTGGAGGTGGGGCTGATCCGCCCCGGCCCCATCGTCGGCAAGATGGTCCATCCCTTCCTCGCCCGCCGCGCCGGTCGGCAGGAGGTGACCTACCCGCATCCCTCCCTCGAGCCGGTGCTGGCGCGGACCATGGGCGTGCCGCTCTTCCAGGAGCAGCTGATGCGCATCGCCATGGTGGCTGCCGACTTCACCGGCGGCGAGGCGCAGGAGCTGCGAAGGGCGATGAGCCACAAGCGCTCGAAGGAGATGATGCAGCGCTTCGAGGATCGCCTGCGCGCGGGCATGAAGCGCAACGGCTTCCGCGAGGACGCGACCGAGGAGGTGATCGTCGGGATCCGCTCCTTCGCCGAGTACGGCTTCCCCGAGAGCCACGCTGCGAGCTTCGCGCTCCTCGTCTACGCCAGCCTCTGGATCAAGGTGCACCACCCGGCGGTCTTCCTCGCGGCGCTCCTCAACAACCAGCCGATGGGCTTCTACGCGCCGGCGACGCTGGTGAAGGACGCGCAGCGCCACGGCGTGCACGTGCGCACCCCCTGCGTCGTCCTCTCCGACGCGAAGGCGCAGGTGCTGGGCGATCTCGAGGTGCGTCTCGGCCTCGAATCGGTGCGCGGCCTGGGCTCCCAGGCGGCGGAGCGGATCGTCGCCGCCCGCGCGCAGAAGCCCTTCGCCACCGTCTCCGAGGTCTGCAACCGCGCCCTGCTCGACGTGCGCCGGGCGGAGCTGCTCGCAGAGGCGGGGGCGTTCGCCGCCTTCGGCCTCACCCGCCGCCAGGCGCTCTGGGAGGTCCGCGCGGCGCTGGCAGGTGGCGGCCCGCTGGCGCCGCCGCCGCCGGCAGGACCCTCGCCGCTCCCCGAGCTCAGCGAGCTGCAGCGCACCCTCGCCGACTACAGCGCCACCGGCCTCACCGTCGGGCCCCACCTCGTGCAGCGGATGCGCCCGCAGCTCGACGCCCTCGGCGTCACCCGCGCCGGCGCGGTGCTGGCCGAGCGCAACGGCAGGTGGGTGCGCATCGCCGGGCAGGTGATCATCCGCCAGCGCCCCGGCACCGCGAAGGGCATGGTCTTCCTCACCGTGGAGGACGACACGGGCTTTGCCAACGCGGTGATCGAGCCGGAGCTCTTCCACGAGCAGCGGACCACGATCCTCGCGAGTCCCCTGCTCCTCATCGAGGGGCCGCTGCAGAACGTCGACGGGGTGGCGACGGTGAAGGCCCGGCGCTTCCGCGCGCTCCACGGCCCTGCCGAGGACCTGCCGGGCTCCCGGGATTTCCGCTGA
- a CDS encoding universal stress protein has protein sequence MIQHILVAVDGSEGSRRAAGFARELAGATGARITLLHVLEPIPMVNVGFAEFYGVAHRQPTDEEMAKLREAIREQAEGFPRDRVEVIIEYGNPADTIVAQAAERNADLIVMGARGMGPVGRFFVGSVSDRVVHHAGRSVTVVH, from the coding sequence GTGATCCAGCACATTCTCGTGGCGGTCGATGGTTCGGAAGGGTCGCGCCGGGCGGCGGGCTTCGCCAGGGAGCTGGCGGGGGCAACCGGGGCGCGGATCACGCTGCTCCACGTGCTCGAGCCGATCCCGATGGTGAACGTCGGCTTCGCCGAGTTCTACGGCGTGGCGCACCGGCAGCCCACCGACGAGGAGATGGCGAAGCTGCGGGAGGCGATCCGCGAGCAGGCGGAGGGCTTTCCGCGGGACCGGGTGGAGGTGATCATCGAGTACGGCAACCCGGCCGACACCATCGTCGCCCAGGCGGCGGAGCGGAACGCGGACCTGATCGTGATGGGCGCCCGGGGCATGGGGCCGGTGGGCCGGTTCTTCGTGGGCTCGGTGAGCGACCGGGTGGTGCACCACGCGGGGCGCAGCGTGACGGTGGTGCACTGA
- a CDS encoding acyltransferase, translated as MPWLYFSLKPKHRSWAEAWQREVQQSFRDLETIEIAEGCFVAPEAKLFAEPGRPIRIGPGCAIAAEVFAHGPIDLGPGVSLNARVTLDGGAAGIRIGEGTRIASGATLYAFDHGMAPDRTIRSQPVRSRGIVIGSDVWVGANAGLTDGVTVGDHAVVAMGAVVTKDVPEWAIVGGTPARVIGDRRDKPTLGFK; from the coding sequence ATGCCGTGGCTCTACTTCTCCCTGAAGCCGAAGCACCGCAGCTGGGCCGAGGCCTGGCAGCGCGAGGTGCAGCAGTCCTTCCGGGACCTCGAGACCATCGAGATCGCCGAAGGCTGCTTCGTCGCCCCGGAGGCGAAGCTCTTCGCAGAACCCGGCCGCCCGATCCGCATCGGCCCGGGCTGCGCCATCGCCGCCGAGGTCTTCGCCCACGGCCCCATCGACCTCGGCCCCGGCGTGAGCCTCAACGCAAGAGTGACGCTGGACGGCGGCGCCGCCGGGATCCGCATCGGCGAGGGGACCCGCATCGCCTCCGGCGCGACCCTCTACGCCTTCGACCACGGGATGGCCCCCGATAGGACCATCCGCTCCCAGCCGGTGCGATCCCGCGGGATCGTGATCGGCAGCGACGTCTGGGTCGGTGCCAACGCCGGCCTCACCGACGGCGTCACCGTCGGCGACCACGCGGTGGTGGCGATGGGCGCCGTGGTCACCAAAGACGTGCCCGAATGGGCCATCGTCGGCGGCACGCCTGCCCGGGTGATCGGCGACCGCCGCGACAAGCCGACCCTCGGCTTCAAATAG
- a CDS encoding class I SAM-dependent RNA methyltransferase, whose translation MADVHNFFATAAKGTEGALRDELRGLRLPGVRADRGGVHFRGSLADGMKACLWSRIAMRILLSLGSYEAKGADGLYDAVASVPWEEHLSPRHTFSIHASVRSSELTHSHFVALRTKDAIVDRMRERTGARPSVDTAKPDVHVIVHLVKDRAELALDLSGEPLHRRGWRIEAKEAPLRETLAAAILALGYYDPNKPFLDPMCGSGTLAIEAALIARNIAPGRGRHFGFMRWPSFGDEEAKTFRDLQEAAKAVALPKAPAPIIARDRFDEPLEVTHRNAERAGVRNSLELAQQDARDLVPVPPECQIFVNPPYGERLGGKRLQLEGLYRGFGEAYAPFEDAIPLIVLSGSPLFERAFGHRVHWRHPLFNGPIETHLLRYGPDTRQG comes from the coding sequence ATGGCCGACGTGCACAATTTCTTCGCCACCGCAGCCAAGGGCACCGAAGGCGCCCTTCGAGACGAATTGCGCGGCCTGCGCCTTCCCGGGGTCCGCGCCGATCGCGGCGGGGTCCACTTCCGAGGCTCCCTCGCCGACGGGATGAAGGCCTGTCTCTGGTCCCGGATCGCGATGCGGATCCTCCTCTCCCTCGGTAGCTACGAGGCGAAGGGGGCCGACGGCCTCTACGACGCGGTGGCCTCGGTGCCGTGGGAGGAGCACCTCTCGCCCCGGCACACCTTCTCGATCCACGCCTCGGTCCGCTCCTCGGAGCTGACCCACTCGCATTTCGTGGCGCTGCGGACCAAGGACGCCATCGTCGACCGGATGCGCGAGCGCACCGGCGCCCGCCCCAGCGTCGACACCGCGAAGCCCGACGTCCACGTCATCGTCCACCTGGTCAAGGACCGCGCCGAGCTCGCCCTCGATCTCTCCGGCGAGCCGCTCCACCGCCGCGGCTGGCGGATCGAGGCGAAGGAAGCGCCGCTCCGCGAGACCCTCGCCGCTGCGATCCTCGCCCTCGGCTACTACGATCCGAACAAGCCCTTCCTCGATCCGATGTGCGGCTCGGGCACCCTCGCCATCGAGGCGGCGCTCATCGCCCGCAACATCGCGCCGGGCCGCGGCCGCCACTTCGGCTTCATGCGCTGGCCCTCCTTCGGCGACGAGGAGGCGAAGACCTTCCGTGACCTGCAGGAGGCGGCCAAGGCGGTGGCGCTGCCGAAGGCACCGGCGCCGATCATCGCCCGCGACCGCTTCGACGAGCCCCTCGAGGTGACCCACCGCAACGCCGAGCGCGCCGGCGTGCGCAACTCCCTCGAGCTCGCCCAGCAGGACGCCCGCGATCTCGTGCCGGTCCCGCCGGAGTGCCAGATCTTCGTGAACCCGCCCTACGGCGAGCGCCTCGGCGGCAAGCGCCTCCAGCTCGAGGGGCTCTACCGCGGCTTCGGCGAGGCCTACGCGCCCTTCGAGGACGCGATCCCGCTGATCGTGCTCTCGGGCTCGCCGCTCTTCGAGCGCGCCTTCGGCCACCGCGTGCACTGGCGCCACCCGCTCTTCAACGGGCCGATCGAGACCCACCTGCTCCGCTACGGTCCCGACACGCGGCAGGGCTGA
- a CDS encoding phosphate/phosphite/phosphonate ABC transporter substrate-binding protein, with product MLAPRTSFRFGLSPSLGLHRTHQLARRLEEALALAVALPVQVTVAGSYEHLEAMLLGGSLEAAWVNPLLLARMRGAGAEACLRGIRHGSTSFRSALVVRRGEVDGPEDLRGRRAAWTDPESLAGYRLPLHFLRSRGLHPERLFPSERFTFSYPTALGRLLDGSADVAPCFVHRGDAEALEGVLRLLVGSEASRLEPLAFTEPVPNDGLVFAPHLPAAVAEELSSRVEEVLHDSAGRAVLELLDVEQVVRADSLVDEPIGWLAAV from the coding sequence ATGCTCGCTCCCCGCACCTCCTTCCGCTTCGGCCTCTCGCCGTCCCTGGGGCTCCACCGGACCCACCAGCTGGCCCGGCGGCTCGAGGAGGCGTTGGCGCTGGCGGTGGCGTTGCCGGTGCAGGTCACCGTCGCCGGCTCCTACGAGCACCTCGAGGCGATGTTGCTGGGCGGCTCGCTCGAGGCGGCGTGGGTCAACCCGCTGCTCCTCGCGCGGATGCGCGGCGCCGGCGCGGAGGCCTGCCTCCGAGGGATCCGCCACGGGAGCACGAGCTTCCGCTCGGCGCTGGTGGTGCGGCGGGGCGAGGTCGATGGCCCCGAGGATCTGCGCGGGCGCCGGGCCGCGTGGACCGATCCCGAGTCGCTGGCGGGCTACCGGCTGCCCCTGCACTTCCTGCGCAGCAGGGGGCTCCACCCGGAGCGGCTCTTCCCCTCCGAGCGCTTCACCTTCAGCTACCCCACGGCGCTGGGCCGGCTCCTCGACGGGAGCGCCGACGTGGCGCCCTGCTTCGTCCACCGCGGCGACGCCGAAGCGCTGGAAGGGGTGCTGCGCCTGCTGGTGGGGAGCGAGGCGTCCCGGCTCGAGCCGCTGGCCTTCACCGAGCCGGTGCCCAACGACGGCCTGGTCTTCGCGCCCCACCTGCCCGCAGCGGTGGCGGAGGAGCTGAGCTCGCGGGTGGAGGAGGTACTCCACGACAGCGCGGGCCGGGCGGTGCTCGAGCTCCTCGACGTGGAGCAGGTAGTGCGGGCGGATTCGCTCGTCGACGAGCCGATCGGCTGGCTCGCCGCCGTTTGA
- a CDS encoding MGMT family protein, translated as MPESFEETVAKAVRSIPAGVVLSYAEVARRAGRPRGARAVARALRNLHGVPWWRVARADRTLAPEVAGEQAVLLRAEGVRIEGRRIVGTRQPGGPPSRG; from the coding sequence ATGCCCGAAAGCTTCGAGGAGACGGTGGCGAAGGCGGTGCGCTCCATCCCTGCCGGGGTAGTCCTCTCCTACGCGGAGGTGGCGCGCAGGGCAGGCAGGCCCCGGGGCGCCCGCGCAGTGGCGCGGGCCCTGCGCAACCTGCACGGCGTTCCCTGGTGGCGGGTGGCCCGCGCGGACCGGACCCTCGCCCCCGAGGTGGCCGGGGAGCAGGCGGTGCTGCTCCGGGCGGAGGGCGTGAGGATCGAGGGACGCCGGATCGTCGGTACGAGGCAACCGGGCGGGCCCCCGTCCCGCGGCTGA
- a CDS encoding thiol-disulfide oxidoreductase DCC family protein, whose translation MLRPDQVLVIYDGRCPFCSGVVHFLRRFDWRDKLVCLPYQTRGLPEAVGTTVQQTRRMAMTFAPSGHLWRAFGAVAAGLDALLPFGLPIVRAIYLVPGLHRILDRLYFVVSDNRNRIPLSRPDLEEGEHPPLDPNVEEELGRRRLASRMPSALPGPALTLH comes from the coding sequence ATGCTGCGTCCCGACCAGGTGCTGGTGATCTACGACGGGCGCTGCCCCTTCTGCTCGGGGGTGGTCCACTTCCTGCGCCGCTTCGACTGGCGCGACAAGCTCGTCTGCCTGCCCTACCAGACCAGGGGCCTCCCCGAGGCGGTCGGCACCACCGTGCAGCAGACCCGCCGGATGGCGATGACCTTCGCTCCCTCCGGACACCTCTGGCGCGCGTTCGGCGCGGTGGCGGCGGGCCTCGACGCCCTGCTCCCCTTCGGCCTGCCGATCGTCCGGGCGATCTACCTCGTGCCCGGGCTCCACCGGATCCTCGACCGGCTCTATTTCGTGGTCTCCGACAACCGGAACCGGATCCCGCTCTCGAGGCCGGACCTCGAGGAGGGCGAACACCCGCCCCTCGATCCGAACGTGGAGGAGGAGCTCGGCCGCAGGCGCCTCGCCTCGCGGATGCCGTCCGCGCTGCCGGGCCCCGCGCTCACCCTGCATTGA
- a CDS encoding NAD(P)H-quinone oxidoreductase — MPTIRALCIREAGETDVLELQERQLRDPGPGEILVRVAAAGVNRADVLQRRGFYPAPPGSPPDIPGLEYAGTVEATGDGVSLWKAGDAVMGIVGGGAMASHLLVHEREAMPAPPNLSIEEAAAIPEVFLTAWDALFLQAGLRLGERVLLHAVASGIGTAALQLALHAGAIPIGTSRSREKLDRCAAIGLRESVLVEGGAFARASKGANVILDTVGAAYATENAKALSPGGRWVMIGLLGGATGEVPLGLLLSKRAHLVGSVLRSRPLEEKAALARAFSREIVPLFTVGKLRPVVDAVLPIERAAEAHERMERNETFGKLVLTL; from the coding sequence ATGCCCACGATCCGCGCCCTCTGCATCCGCGAAGCAGGCGAGACCGACGTCCTCGAGCTCCAGGAGCGACAGCTCCGCGATCCCGGCCCCGGCGAGATCCTCGTGCGCGTCGCCGCCGCAGGTGTGAACCGCGCCGACGTGCTCCAGCGCCGCGGCTTCTACCCGGCGCCGCCGGGCAGCCCCCCGGACATACCCGGCCTCGAATACGCCGGCACCGTGGAGGCGACCGGCGACGGCGTCTCTCTCTGGAAGGCGGGCGACGCGGTGATGGGGATCGTCGGCGGCGGCGCCATGGCCAGCCACCTCCTCGTCCACGAGCGCGAGGCGATGCCCGCCCCGCCGAACCTCTCGATCGAGGAGGCGGCGGCGATCCCCGAGGTCTTCCTCACCGCCTGGGACGCGCTCTTCCTCCAGGCGGGCTTGCGCCTCGGCGAGCGGGTGCTCCTCCACGCGGTGGCGAGCGGCATCGGCACCGCAGCGCTGCAGCTCGCCCTCCACGCAGGCGCGATCCCGATCGGCACCTCGCGGTCCCGGGAGAAGCTCGACCGCTGCGCTGCCATCGGCCTCCGCGAGTCGGTCCTCGTCGAGGGCGGCGCCTTCGCCCGGGCCTCCAAGGGCGCGAACGTGATCCTCGACACCGTCGGCGCCGCCTACGCCACGGAGAACGCCAAGGCCCTCTCGCCCGGTGGCCGCTGGGTGATGATCGGCCTGCTCGGCGGCGCCACCGGCGAGGTGCCGCTCGGGCTGCTGCTCTCCAAGCGCGCGCATCTCGTCGGCAGCGTGCTGCGCTCCCGCCCCCTCGAGGAGAAGGCCGCCCTCGCCCGGGCCTTCTCCCGCGAGATCGTCCCGCTCTTCACCGTGGGAAAGCTCCGACCGGTGGTGGACGCGGTGCTGCCGATCGAGCGCGCCGCCGAGGCCCACGAGCGCATGGAGCGCAACGAAACCTTCGGCAAGCTGGTGCTCACCCTCTGA
- a CDS encoding aminoacyl-tRNA deacylase — MIQARIERYLRDAEIPFELLPHRRVVTAQEAAEAEGISGWQVAKTVAVELGSGEELICVVPAPALVDLDAVCDVTGSRDARLVEVDRLRELFPGCEPGAAPPFGGLWNLPVIFELALRALDHLLVQSGTHEGLLEMRTADFLELELPQIAAISVLPGQPWRHAMPAEGAEPHPWHHP; from the coding sequence ATGATCCAGGCACGAATCGAACGCTATCTGCGTGATGCCGAGATCCCCTTCGAGCTCCTCCCGCACCGCCGCGTGGTGACGGCGCAGGAGGCCGCAGAGGCAGAGGGCATCTCCGGCTGGCAGGTCGCCAAGACGGTGGCGGTGGAGCTGGGCTCCGGCGAAGAGCTGATTTGCGTGGTCCCCGCGCCGGCGCTCGTCGATCTCGACGCCGTCTGCGACGTGACCGGCAGCAGGGACGCGCGGCTGGTGGAGGTCGACCGGCTCCGCGAGCTCTTCCCCGGCTGCGAGCCCGGCGCGGCGCCGCCCTTCGGCGGCCTGTGGAACCTGCCGGTGATCTTCGAGCTCGCGCTGCGGGCCCTCGATCACCTGCTCGTGCAGTCGGGAACGCACGAGGGGCTGCTCGAGATGCGCACCGCCGATTTCCTCGAGCTCGAGCTCCCGCAGATCGCCGCGATCTCCGTGCTGCCGGGGCAGCCGTGGCGCCACGCGATGCCCGCCGAAGGGGCCGAGCCCCATCCGTGGCACCACCCGTGA
- a CDS encoding ADP-ribosylglycohydrolase family protein, whose product MRLSSDPGARLDRALLSLEGLSVGDGFGERFFAPESVALLEARIPPPGPWRTTDDTEMALGIVEVLARTGKVVREELARVFGERYVRDPWRGYGGAAHRILQAIADGMPWRGAAAAAFGGLGSMGNGAAMRVAPLGAYFADDLGLVLDEARASAEVTHAHPEGQAGAIAVAVAAAWVVRDRTAAPASLLAATAEHVPPGETRQGIVRALEIAAGTPIGEVAAILGNGSGAIAADTVPLSLWCAAHHLGDFEEALWTTAAAGGDCDTTCAIVGGLVALATGAAGIPDSWRGAREPLAVAVR is encoded by the coding sequence ATGCGGCTCTCATCGGATCCAGGCGCGCGGCTCGACCGTGCGCTGCTCTCGCTCGAAGGGCTCTCGGTCGGCGACGGCTTCGGCGAGCGTTTCTTCGCACCCGAAAGCGTTGCGCTGCTCGAGGCGAGGATCCCGCCGCCGGGGCCGTGGCGCACGACCGACGACACGGAGATGGCGCTCGGCATCGTCGAGGTCCTGGCGCGGACCGGCAAGGTCGTGCGGGAGGAGCTCGCCCGGGTCTTCGGCGAGCGCTACGTGCGCGACCCGTGGCGCGGCTACGGCGGCGCCGCCCACCGGATCCTCCAGGCGATCGCCGACGGCATGCCCTGGCGCGGCGCCGCCGCCGCAGCCTTCGGCGGCCTCGGCTCGATGGGCAACGGCGCGGCGATGCGGGTGGCGCCGCTCGGCGCCTATTTCGCCGACGACCTCGGGTTGGTGCTGGACGAGGCCCGTGCCTCCGCGGAGGTGACCCACGCCCATCCCGAGGGGCAGGCGGGGGCGATCGCGGTGGCGGTCGCCGCTGCGTGGGTGGTGCGCGACCGGACCGCGGCGCCCGCCAGCCTGCTGGCAGCTACGGCGGAGCACGTGCCGCCCGGCGAAACCAGGCAGGGGATCGTGCGGGCGCTGGAGATCGCTGCCGGCACGCCGATCGGCGAGGTGGCGGCGATCCTCGGCAACGGGAGCGGCGCCATCGCGGCGGATACGGTGCCCCTCTCGCTCTGGTGCGCGGCGCACCACCTCGGGGATTTCGAGGAGGCGCTCTGGACCACGGCCGCCGCCGGTGGGGACTGCGACACCACCTGCGCGATCGTGGGCGGGTTGGTGGCGCTCGCCACGGGGGCGGCGGGGATCCCCGATTCGTGGCGCGGCGCCCGCGAGCCCCTCGCGGTGGCGGTGCGCTGA